Below is a genomic region from Dioscorea cayenensis subsp. rotundata cultivar TDr96_F1 chromosome 14, TDr96_F1_v2_PseudoChromosome.rev07_lg8_w22 25.fasta, whole genome shotgun sequence.
ATTCCATATTATATGTTGATGCATTCAAGACAAAAATATCAATAGTATTTTACCAAACAGCGAAGTCCTCCACATAAATTCCACACCTAGGAAATTATGGAAGTTAGGTTAATCTTTGATAGAGAAAGGTAGTACTCTCCAAAATGAAGTTTGATTGATAACAAGTTAACATGGTGATGAAAAGTTCTCCAGAAGATGTTGAAAGGTGGGATGCCTCAGATTGTTGCAATTGTATAGGTTAAGATGGTTGGTTCATAGTAAACAAAAGGCATAGACAATTTTTTGGAAAGGTGTATCAAAAAAGTCTCAAAGAACAGTCAACATAAAGTGAAACTGACCTACACAAAgatagaagagaagagaaaaaaaaaatggcttaTAGAAATTGCATAGGCATAGACAAGATCATTGGTGGAAATGTAGTGCAAAGGAGGATTACACAATTTGATTAATAATCTATAAAGTAAAGCTTTTCATTTGTCATGATGCGGAGATCCATAATCCAGACAATTTCAATGTTTTCCAATATGAATACTTGAAGGTTgcattgtttcattgatttcttGGAAGATAAACAGAAAATTTTTGGTCATACTCACCTCGAGGATGCAGCAAGCCATTGCCATCAACCATCAGTAACTGCAAACACCACCAACAGCAACATTCTAAATTTTAGCCCCATTTGGTGACAACTATGATAGAGGGAATTAACGTGGCATCAAGATTGTAAGCTACAACTTACACAATTAGCAAAAGAAATATCTCAAGTAAAAAGTTATATAACAAATCAGAGAAGATATACAGCTTGTACAGAAAGGAAACCGACATCTATATTAAATAGTAAATACTTTGAAGTCTTATTGATGGTTGTTGTTGAATAGACTCAAAATTTAGTTCACCAAGAAAACAGAACCAGAAATGCACACCATAATTATCGATAATATGTCCATCATAATCACAAACAAGAATAATGCATCAGATAACATAACAGCATATGTTTCACCTGAGGATAGAACGGATGAGCACTTTGCTTCATCTTATCCAGGAGACCTTGAAGAATAGGAGCCTGAAGCAAAGTAAACAACAATGTTTAACTGTATGCACACAGAATGTCGGCATATAATATACACAACTTTCATAAGGTCcatgtcttttcttttttgtcacAGGAAACAGAAGGAAGAACATTAACAGCAATTAATTTGAGCTTGTGTGCATGAGGTGAACAAAGTTAAACCCATAGCAAGGAAAAGTAAGGAAGTAATCAAAATATCACCTCCCTAAAAGCTAGAAAACCAGGAACATATGGGATTTGCAACTGAACAACATCAAACACTTCATGCACAACATCCAATGTTTCAGCATCAACAACCACCAGAGCAGCACAAGCCATGGATGGATCTTCTTTCAAGAAGCTCACATCAACCCCTCCAATGAACTTCAGATTGTTTTGTCTAGAAATCTCTACAGAACTCATGTCAGGTGAAGAAATGGTCCATGTGAAACAATCTTCAAGAATCAGTTTCTGTTTTAGTAATTCTTGAACACTGCACAACAAGTTGTATTTGGGTTactaaaaacaaccaaatatatatatatatatatatatatatatatatataaaaaggcgCACTTAATCCAGTTTTCAGTTGTATGTTCGCTCTGGTCCATGGAATGATCCATCATGCACGGCTGGTTCAACTTAATTTGGATATGAGAAACCTGCAAAAAGAGATTGTTAGCAGTATGAAAATCAACTTGAATTCCAGAGTTTGCAAAAGCCCCATCTTTGCCAAAGCTACAACCCTACCTTACCAATGAGTCACTTCCTCAAAtgcatcaacaacaacaacaacaacaacaacaacaacaagaaaagggaaaatattaataaaagaggAGTGGAGAAGGAATGGgattgataaatatatttattaattaatatataaaatgttattaatattgataaacatctacaattatttcaaaaatcaaaatttcagttttaaaatgtttaattttattaatattaattaaatccatTTAATCGATTAAAACAATTCTTTCAACATTGTTacaaatttcctttttttaaaaaaaaatatttattatttcttcaatttattttttagtaaaacACAGCATCTCATCTCCAGTGTGGTTGATgataatgcaaaatacacctttttttcacaaatatcatcagtcctattttattttttattattttgtttttttttccattaatgGCATTTACTCCTTTCAGTGCcctatttgtcttttttttttaacaaataataattaatataataatgtaaACAACTCTGAAATCTCCACACAAATCATTAGAAGCACAAATCCTCTGTAACCAAAACAGGAGGATGTGGTCAAGCAGAGAACATCATACAACATGAAAATAACCAAagtaaaaatcttaaatataacCAGCCAGTTTGTATAGGCAAAGCAACTAGAACTACCACATACACCCAACCACACCATCTCTCTTTCTGTCTCCCAGTCActctctttatatttatatataaatatatgtctaTATCTATCCAATCCTTCATCTATTTTCAACAATCCTTGagtaaattgataaaaatacaCTGCGGCCGCCTTTAATTTAGTTCTCAACGTCAGGCATGCATATTTTTCAGTCTGTCGTCATCGGTTGGGATATGCAACACCTGAAGCGAGCTTTGCGGACAGTGCTCATGATCTCTGCCTCTGCATTCTCAAGCATCTGGACCACCTCTGTGAACAGGGGACGCACATCAGGATTTGCATCCCAGCAGCAGGTCATTATCTCTCTCAGTACTGGGAGACAGTCTTGGGGGATAGTCGGTCGAACACCTTTGTTGACTACGGCGAATGCAGCCTGCACGGCAGTCATGTTCTGGAATGGAAGCATACCTGTAATGAGCTCCCAAAGGACAATGCCGAAACTGTAAACATCAACCTTCTGATTGTATGGCCTGTGCTGGATCATCTCTCTGCAAACAAGTAGCCAATGTAAACATTTTCCGATTAAGAACCAAAATGTGACAGAAAACAGAAGAAATGCAAATGCCATAATACGATCATAGCTATGGGCACCGCAAGATATTATCTGTGGTCTAAATATCTGAGAATTAACAGACCTACGCTCAGTAAGAATACTTAAACCGAGATGAGCAAAACAGAAgttctaaattattttaaaaaaaaaaacatgagtgCAGAATACTAATTAGCACCTGTCTTCCTTTAGCCAACACAGcaataaataaagttattgCCCAACAATTCAATTAAAGAATGACTTTCGGCTAACAATTGATATAGCTTGCAGATAAAAAGTAACATTGGAATGAGCACATTTTAAGGGTGTGACAAGCAAAAGATCTAAATGCTATTGGTCATCTTGGTCTGCGATGTGGTTTAATAAGTTTCCTACACCAAACACTCTTCCACCATTCCAAGAAGGGGAATCCACTAACCCACCCAACCAGAATGCTAAACTAGTTGGATGAGAATTAGTCAAGCAGAATATGAATCACACTGACAGCACAAGAATAAATTTCGGATAAGGCAATTTAGTGCTAATTAAAGGCTGTACTACACTGCCTTGAGTGTTTGTTTGAGATCACTTGGCAAAACTCAAGCTAATGAATGGGCCAGATAAAATCAATCTTGGTTCCAATAGTTCGAACAATTGACTACCAACAAGGGTGCCCACATCATATTAAATATGCCAGCTAGATCATCTTGATGTGCTCATTTATTATGATTCTACAGTTTGATCTCCTGAAAGGATATCTCCACAACATTAATACCGGATGCTAGAAAGAATCCTACAAAATTGAAATCAGAACAGTTGTTCCTGCAAATTGCCAGGtaccaaaatatcaaaatgcaGCACATGGCAGCACTTCTTTTGATTGGAATTTCCTACAAATGTAACACAAGCATAAGaaagtaggaaaaaaaaatctaaacatatCAGCAATGCCCTACTTATCGCATAGTGAACATCTGTCTATGGCACATTCATCAAGAAATTTCAGATAGAATAAACTCATCACATGAAAAGGCTAAATTGTTGGTGATGGTTTAGTAAAGCATGACCAACATATTAAGGAGACAACTACACTTTTAGTTGCTATGGGCTGAGAAACTGAATGTTACCCAAAAGAAACTCCAAACAAGATGATTACAATGCACCCATTATACAACATGATGACTAATAGGTATACATAGGCATGCAGATAGAGACTACACTAAAACTAATTGATTTACAGTTCATTTTGGCAGGATTGCCATATCAAGTACAGCTCAAAAAGGTGCAAGTGCACCCTTGGCTTTGAAGATAAATCacaaactaataaattttttgaaatcaaGATGAAACATATGGTGACGCCAATAAAGATATTTTAGCAAAGTAAAACATATAATGCAGGACAAAAAGTGAATCTAACATCAAGAGACCAATGCAATTAAACAGCAAACGACATGTCTATAAGATACCAGGCATTTTGGGGCTTCAGAGAAAATGGCATGAAGCTCTCCAATATCAACGCTATTTCAAAACAATTTCCGAGGCACATCTTCCACCCAAAATGAATCTCATGATAAGTAACTATCACATACGACAAACTAAACATGCATgtgtgacaaaattatcttcataCAAACAGGTGAAATCAATGGGGAACAATGGCGAGCATGCATGTTTGGCATGGTCCAATAATTGCTACTGTTGTAGAAGTGAAGAAAACACTATTAGTATCTGCCTTACTATGCAAAGTCGAACAACAAGATAAAACAAGTGATAACAAAATAGGGAAGCATATTAACTAAATATACTATGATAAGCAATAAACTAAATctcattaaagaaacaaaaaaaacatagtatcaTTTCACAAGCAAGCAACTTATCAAAATGTAGATCtggaagcaaaaaaaaaaatgaaagaattgtTCACTTACGGTGCCATCCACCGGTATGTCCCTGTCTCTGGTGTCATCCCCTCAGTCTGCACTTCAATGCGTGCCACTCCAAAGTCAGCAATCTTAATAGACTTGTCTGCAGCAATTAAAAGGTTGTCTGACTTGAGATCCCTGTGAATGAAACCCAATCCATGCACGTAGGCCATCCCCCTGGCAACATCAAGTGCCTGCTTCACCGCCAGCTTCAGTGGCACCGACCGGTTCTGCCTTCTCATCAGGAATTGACGGACAGAGCCACCCTTTGCATACTCGGTCACAATGCACCACACCATCGGCTTCCTACACCCGCCAATAAACCTTACTATATTGGGATGCTTCAGGGTGGCAAGCATCATGACCTCCTGTGCAAATTGTTGCTCCATCACAGCAGCTCTCTCTGGGTCATTCTCAGGCCTCTCAAGCAGCTTAATAGCAACATCCTCTCCATTGTAAGTCCCCTTGTATAGCTTTCCAAATGAACCCTGTGCAAAGGCCATTCCTATATTAAGCTTCCCAAGATCAAGTGTCCACTCATCATAGTTCTCGAGAGATCCAGTAGGGTGGCGGTGATCCATCAATGCCTGAGCCAGCGCATCGTAACTGAGGGGGTTTGAGCCTTTGCTCAGACGAACCACGCTATGCCCCACAGAGTAGTTGGAGGCATGGGTTGGGCGGAGCCCAGGATGGTTGAGAATGCCTGTATGTGAATCGCTTGACCCAACGCTGCTATTATCAACTGACATAGCAACGGAACCACCCCCGTTGCTCGTCTGGAGACTCCCAATGCTGTCAATGGACATGTTGGAGCCTTCTCCGAGCTTCCGGTAGAACGCCATGTCGTACAAGTTGCTCCCATTGTCGTGTCCTCGGCCACCGCCGCCCATGATTCCTGTGAACTTAGGTCCCTCCAACATCTTCTTCTATCTTCGTCTTTTGCACAAAAAAGCTCGTACAAGATTCTTCTCAGCCTCAGCTCAAAAATCCAATCAAAATCCAACCTTGGCACCGGAGAACCAGTCAACAGAGCTGAAAACAAAGGAATCAAACCCTAAAACTCCATTCTTTTCCCTTGTTAGTCTAGACAAGTGATTTGAATCACCTCATACTAGGAAAGCCTCCAACTTTATATTGCCCTTACAAATCAAACCGTTCCCTAGaatcaaaatctaataaaaaacacacactTTGGATTGAGAAAAAAAACCTTAACCACATGGACGGTTGCCGCTCAGCTGAAAGAGCAAAAGGATAGAGAAAAGAGCCAAGAATTAACCCTAGAAAGCGAGAAATGATACGATCTAAGGGCAGGCGCCGCCGATTACACCAACGCTGACCTCCATAGATAAGAATATCACCGGTGGAGAGATCGGTGAGAGTTGGTAGGAAGACACAACAAGAGATACAGGTGGTCGAGCTCTCCTTTGATGGACGAAGACGATGACTAGcgcggagaagaagaagaagaagaagaagaagaagaagaagaagtctctctctctctctctacagGACCAGGTCCTCTATTCTTTAACTAATAATCACTTTgcttaatatttaattattgaaagaaaggacagaagagagagaaagagagatgttGGAGATTTTCTACGTCCTATTTCATCCTACGTATTCCAACTCTAGTAACTTGTTAAAATTTACAGCAAAATGTCCCCAATTTCTAGAGAGGtaaaagaaaattcaataaatGATACTCACCTGGAAATGCTGCACAAAACAAGAGGCTAGTTGTTGGACACTTGTCTTCTCTTCCACAATCCTTTTTATCATCattcatatagaaaaataaaaataaaaactaaaaaaataaacacaaaatggCACATGAATCCATTTAATAACTGCTAGTTATGTTCCCAATCTGCAATTTCAACTAATCCAACAATGCAGAAGTCTTAAAAAACATGCAGAACATTGCAGCCACCAAGAAATACTGGCCAAAACAGATAGCAAGCAATGCAGCATCAAGTCAAATTTTGAGGATATACTCCTGACTGGGCAACCATCACTCTTTCCAATTGGACTTGGACACCATCATGTATTTGCTTGTCTGTGATCACGTTGGCAGAGGTAGCTTCCTACcacaaatatatgaaaataaatgagacaCAAGAACTTTCTTTATTAAGATTCTTGGACTTTCagtttcaaagaaaaataatataaatatccacaagaccatctcccTTCCACACTCAAGGTTCATTCAAGTGAACAACTAAAAACAATGTGACAACTACCTGCAAGCTGCCTCACTCCAGATTTGGCTTAGTTTTGCTGCCAGTTGTGCCATGGATATTCTGTAGGCCGGATCAGTGAGTTCAACTGTGACTGCTTCTTGAAATGCTACCAAGAACTCTATGCGGGCTTTTGTAGGCTGAACAAGACGCCTGGCTTCACGAGCAGCGCTCATATTCACCATCTGAAtaattgccaaaaaaataaaatgaaattttactaTATGACAACAAATACAATGGGAAAGAAGTGGGATGGTAAACACTAAAATTATTGTAGCTCTTGCAAGGAAGGATGCTTAAAGCAAATCTGTCCAGCATAACTACATTGCACCTGGAAAAGCTTGAAAGAAGTATCAACAGACAATGTCAGATAGAAAAGGACAACATATTATTCAAGTTATGCAGAGGTACAAGGAATCATGCACAAATTGATAAATTGAATTGTGAAACCATCTGGCACATCACACAAACAAATGTTAACTATGCTGATTTTCATACT
It encodes:
- the LOC120275677 gene encoding endonuclease V isoform X1 yields the protein MMDHSMDQSEHTTENWINVQELLKQKLILEDCFTWTISSPDMSSVEISRQNNLKFIGGVDVSFLKEDPSMACAALVVVDAETLDVVHEVFDVVQLQIPYVPGFLAFREAPILQGLLDKMKQSAHPFYPQLLMVDGNGLLHPRGFGLACHVGVLVDLPVIGVGKNLHHVDGLTQSSVRKLFEAKENNDKDLICLVGKSGRVWGAAMCSTHGSTKPIYVSIGHRISLDSSIKIVKMCCKFRVPEPIRQADIRSRIFIQQFKGSSSMHK
- the LOC120275677 gene encoding endonuclease V isoform X2 translates to MMDHSMDQSEHTTENWINVQELLKQKLILEDCFTWTISSPDMSSVEISRQNNLKFIGGVDVSFLKEDPSMACAALVVVDAETLDVVHEVFDVVQLQIPYVPGFLAFREAPILQGLLDKMKQSAHPFYPQLLMVDGNGLLHPRGFGLACHVGVLVDLPVIGVGKNLHHVDGLTQSSVRKLFEAKENNDKDLICLVGKSGRVWGAETLQHSLVGKSN
- the LOC120275349 gene encoding serine/threonine-protein kinase STY13-like, giving the protein MLEGPKFTGIMGGGGRGHDNGSNLYDMAFYRKLGEGSNMSIDSIGSLQTSNGGGSVAMSVDNSSVGSSDSHTGILNHPGLRPTHASNYSVGHSVVRLSKGSNPLSYDALAQALMDHRHPTGSLENYDEWTLDLGKLNIGMAFAQGSFGKLYKGTYNGEDVAIKLLERPENDPERAAVMEQQFAQEVMMLATLKHPNIVRFIGGCRKPMVWCIVTEYAKGGSVRQFLMRRQNRSVPLKLAVKQALDVARGMAYVHGLGFIHRDLKSDNLLIAADKSIKIADFGVARIEVQTEGMTPETGTYRWMAPEMIQHRPYNQKVDVYSFGIVLWELITGMLPFQNMTAVQAAFAVVNKGVRPTIPQDCLPVLREIMTCCWDANPDVRPLFTEVVQMLENAEAEIMSTVRKARFRCCISQPMTTD